CTTACAGACTCGCCATTTATTTTCGTCCTCCCCCCCGCCGCCACTTCGGACCGAATAGCTTACACCCGCGAAACGATTCTATTCGCGTACCGGCTGTGACTTTTGCTTTCCGTATCGTCGTTCTGTATCGCACTCGTATCTGGCCGAACACGCTGCGGCTGAATTTCCTGACAAATAATTCCCACAgatgtggatgatgatgttctTGCGTGCTAGGGCCAGACGATGAATCTGTTTGCAGCAGGGAAGAACTGGtcatggttgttgttttttgtgtgtttgtaacgGCCATTTCTCTCCCAGCATCCTTGGCGCTATTGTCGTTGCGaatggttgtgttgtgtttttcggtCAAAAGTTTGACGCTAGTCTGTGGCGTTCGCAACAAGAGATAAAgtaagaaacgaaaacaacatatACGCACACGGCACGGCAAGCGGGAAAGGCACGAAAACGGCGGAAGAAGTGACCGTTATCCCTTTGGGGGTTTTGCTGTTTACACCATTTCGCGCTTAAGATGTCGcgatctatttttttttttttgccttccgaCGTATGACTGATACCGTCCTCCCTGTCTCTACTTTGCTTTTGATCTTTTTTTACAAAGCCCCCTGGGGCCATTACTCTCAAAACCCAATATTTGGAAACATAAATCCATGGTGATAGGTATGGCATTCACTTTTTTGTGGCCCTGCGTGCCCCGCGATTGCGGTCTAGGGCGAATATTCAAAATAAGGGCGGAAAACGCCAACGAACGGTTTGTGTGCgatctcttttgtttttgcatgtCAGTTCTTTTTTCCAGTGCTCTTTCCGGATTAGTTTTGGTTCTCTGTAGACGCGGAGGGCTTCTCTTGGGAAAATCTCCGCGAGCATCACACAACAAATGTCggaggtttggtttgttttggacGTTTTAGAAAGGAAAGCGACAGAAAGAGGCGGAGAATatcggaaagaaaagaagaatatCGCTCCGGAAACAGAAACATTCCAAAccggaagaaataaataatttaacacaGAGTTTCATCTATTTTGCGTCGCTATTTCCCTTCATGTGACGAAATGCTTTTTGAAAAGCACAAAGCAGAGAAAAAAGGCATTTTTATGGGTTTTAATTTACATGTTTATGGGTCCAAACACAGGGTTGTCAAACCTGTCTGTTGTACATGGAACATTGTATTgggttaataattttaaatgctTTATACAACAGTACACACTGTTGGAACAGGTTGGAACAACTGTTAAAATTTTTACTCTCATGAATCTTCTGTTTTAGTCGCATGtgttgtttaataaatttgtcTAGAAATGCATTCATTGTGTATTTTCTTCTTGTAACAGGTAGAATTGAGAATTGTTACTTATTCGATTGGTGGGACCTTCCGGAGGTATACATTATGCGTCAAActaggttttttttagttaatttttttaaatttatctacACAAATACAGTGACTGTTTTAcagataattttgtttattttcattctgaCCTTTCAAAGAAAAGGTTTCTCCACCACTTAGTATACTTCTAATTAAATTACCACACTAATCATAATCAACGGATCGCTGTGGAGCAGATCGGAGCAAATCGAAACGCCAGAACAGAATTGTGCAAAACATCGGATAAACATTCATGTGTGACCCTTTCGCACGCGCGTCTTTTTCGCGGAAGCAGCAAACAGGAACTTGGCAGTATTTGAAAGTGGAATGACCACCGTATGCACTTACGATCGATCTTCCATGCGAAAACTAACCAACTAACGTTGGCTGTAAACATGCGAATCGCTACCACAACATCCCAATCCCAAGGTCATCAGATCTAATTTTATCCCCAAAACCCGTAGACGTGCGTGCGTATTTTACACTCTCGCAATTCATGACTTTGTCACAGCCGGATTCTACTCACCACCATAACTTACCCTAGTGTACAACTCGGGCGTGTTTCTTTGGACCCTATATCTCACCTCTATCCATCTTTCGCACCATCACTCGTTACAGAAAACCTAACGCCACGGTTTGCGTCCTCCAATCTGAACGACTCGATCTCGCTGCAGGTGTCGCACCGCTACACGCACCAGATTTTGTCACGCATTTACGCGATCTTTCTACGCGAGGTGCTTGGATATCGGCATGTAAGGCTGATCGAAATTCAGGATGAACTTCCCTTGACGGAAACCGAACGGATGCGGCAGTTCTGCACCATGGAGCATCTATCAAGGTAGGTGTACTGATTAAACATATCTCCCCGCGCATGACCAATTCGGGTGAAGCTTgttcttattattttaaattcattcaaaaGGAAATCACATCAATCGACTACAAAGTCTGGGTGTAGAACCTTACAAATGTCGCCTCAAAAGATACAATGTGATTAGTAATTCCTATGACAGAAGCCAACCGTATCACTACCTGAGTCGAATTATATGTGGCCATTAATTGAAGGTTTTTGGTCGTTCACTTAAGATGCTTTATTTCGATATTGTATCGCAAATCCCTCATCGCATACACACAACACGCGGTGGTGGTCCGGGCAGGTTCAGTGACATTTGGTTGTAGTATGAAAAAGTGGATCGTTCCCTTAACATTAACTCCGGTTCGACCCATTAGGGGGCGAGTTTTAAGAGGGTACATTTTAACagagggtttttttcgggTTCCTGTGTTTTTTGCTTGGAACACAATATTCGCTTGTTGACCTCAGCACAGTGAATCGTTCGAATGGCTTACCGGCCGAACCACACTGGACCACGGGAGGGCAAACGAGGAATTGGGTGGAAATGGTCATAAATTTCCTGATGGCAAATCGTATATATTTAATTTCGGTAGTTTTGTCAAAGAGACTGATGACGGGGGAAAAGGGGACGGACAGCCGCACCTCCCAGGTGGTGGCGGGTGGTGTTGGTGACGGTAAAAAATAGAACCGGCGGACAACAATTAACAGCGAAGGCAatctaaaaacaaaagccccTCATtggtacagcaaaaaaaaatatcaagaagCATATTTATGTGTGTATAATATCATTTCGCCACAAATCCCATGTCTGGTTGGGTTTACCGTGCGTTACTACGGTAAGAAACGGAAGGTTCGTTCCTTATGACTAGACAACAATTCACGGGTTCCGTATTTCGGGAACGTGTGCGAACAACCGTTTGCAAGCGTTGTCTGTTGCGTATTTGCGTTTTCTGTTTACGgtttgtagtatttttttttttgctcttcatttttttgtggtgcACTTCTGTACGCGGACTGACTTTAGCTTGGGGAGGGACGGTTGAAATACGGGAGGTGgtcgtgtttttgttgttggtgctgctgtgcGTCTGCAACCACAGACTTTACCGCCATTAAGCTCCGGACAAGGCCGACATGATGGATGGGATAAAGGTTTTGTGTGAGCCTTGTACGCAAAACTGCACCACGATGCAACCGAAACAGGGCAGTAATGAGTGCGACGAGGCGATAAAGAGCGAAGCTTAAAGGTACCGGCATTGAGCttgaaatgagttttttttaatcgtggTACAAGGCCCAAGAAATGAGTGATGAAACTAATCTGACTTCTAAAGAAAACTGAAGGAGAACAGTTTAATGAGAAGTGTTATAACGTTGTGTGTTATCGcgctttaaattaaaatgccCCGCCAGTAGCTTACGGTTAATCCTGTTTCGTGAGGTCAGTGATATCCATGTGGAAAAGGCGGTGGCTGTTTACTGAAAAGAACTACCAAAAAAGGGGATGAAATCAAAGTCACAACTTAATGCACTAAAGTTTTTAGCACCGTTGAGCTTAATAAACCTATTTGCCCGAGACGTACTCCGACGTCTTACGCACCgaaccatcaccatcaatcCGTTCCAGGCTTTTCATGGGCTTATAAAAAAGCGCACAGCAAAACCTCGCCAGGCCACTCGTCCATTATCGATGATCTGGTGCGAATTTTCACCGGCATCGGACGCGCGGATATGACTCCATGCGTTCCGCCACCCACCGAAAGCTCCACCACTAATGACAGCCGGATTAGTGTCCGATTTTTCGGCACCCAAAGTTTGGGCGACCCGTCCAGGCGACGGCAGGCGCAAACACTTGCAGCAACCACCGGACGGCAGGCGTTGCAAAATGCTGGTCACGGCCTGTCTATTAATTACAATAATTAGATATAGCGTCACTTTACGGCGTTCGGGCAGGCCTATAATAAGGCGGTGAGCTTGGAGGATAAATAGGCGGATGCTCGTGAAAACCTGCCGTGCTCTAATTCGGCAGCAAACGAGTGGTTAGATTTTAATTATGGCTAAATCTAAAGTGTTGCTGTATTATCGGTTTGCTGGGCAAGATATAATTAGcgacacacatgcacacgccgCAGATACCTTGCGGTTAATTAATTCTATACAAGTGGCTTATAGTTTTGCGGAAAAGAAGTCGAAAGTAAAACATTGCCAAACGCGAACAAAAAACCCGTACAGGAACGCACAAGAAGACACATATTTGATAACGATCACTGTTGGATGGAACCTTTTTTCCGAGAATTTGGGATCTAGCCAGAATCCCTGAATGTCCCTAGAATTTCGCAGAATGGTCGAGCAGATGAattgaaaaactaaaaaaaaaaagacttgcAATATTCGAAATATTCGGGAGCGACATGAACCTCCATCGAAAGGCACCCTTCCACGCTGCACAAAGTGTTGTTTTCGAATGGCGATCACGTTCATCGGTTGTTTAGACGGAAGTGTAATAAAACCATCCCAAAAGCAAGCCATTCTTCCAAATGTCACGGACTATGGAAAAAAGTTGACCGTTGATGAAAAGTATCTCGCTTCAGCCACCCTGATGAGGGGCGTGAGTGTATGTTCACTTTTTTACTAGACGTAGCGGTTATATATCTTAACATCCGTGATCCGTCACATTTCATAATTGCAGGATCGTGCAGCCGGTGTGTGATATCAgagaaaacggaacgaacaaACAGATCCAGTGTCGGGTAAGATCCGCGGTTATTGACAAATTTGACTGTCAACAGAAATTCAATGCCTTCCACGGTAAcctaacacgaaaaaaaaaacagatattgATTGATTGCCAAGGTGAAGTTAGTGCCATCGAAGGGAAACCTCCAGAGTTAATTTCTGTCTCAGATTGTAACGACCCGAACTTTGAGTCATGCTGACTGGTCAGTACTCTACAGTTGACTGTGGGTAGCATCAGACACAGAGACACTTTGAGGATCgagattgataaaaaaaaacgatagaaaAAAGAATTCCAACAATCGTACCATTTGTCATTGTTCTGTCCTTCAGCACCCCTGAACAGAAGGTCTCGAAGAACTCACATCCTCAACAGATTGTCCCGTCCTCCATGTTAGAATTTTCATCAGACAAGTTCATCTGTGTCAATAGACCTCGAGCGCGCGTTGACAGGTTTGTGAGGACGTACAGAACAACCTGTTCATACAACTGCCTACCTGCCTTCTCGAGCGACATGGCTTTGTCGCGACATATCCGGCACGGTCTGCGTTACCTTGCTCTACCAGAGCACAGTAACGATGAAAGGCAAGCGTTCTTGCATAGCACTCCGCAGACCTACATGGAACGAGCTTGTTTTGATTCgagttgttttgatttgctttatttcgttGTTCCGCGAAATGAAGATCCCCCTATTATGTTCTCTGTTGtggtgtgaaaggaaatgaagcTGGTAGCATCTGTCACGGCTTCTGCTAATGTGTGGTCTTCTTCGCACTTTCCACTGTCTTTGCAGCCCTGGAAATCAATGGCCAACACCCACGATCGATCTAGAGGTGTGGTTACTGTCGGACTACCATTACATCCCGGACGACATACGGGAAGCGGGGGCTCTTACGAACCCGGGCCGATTCGGTCTCTTCATTCCGAAAGCGCTCATCCGCAAAGAGGATGCCCTTCCCAAACCGCTCATCTACACAATGTTCCAGGAGGATCAGAACGATCACCGGTACTACGATCTCATCAAGAAGTTTGACATCCCCGAGACCGTGCTCAGTTTGATCTACCGGTACGCCGAGCACAAGTGTGGCAACGACTGTGACGAGTACGGTATGTACATTCCCAGCCACTGTACCGAGGGTCGCAAGTGTGCCCTGGTGCTGGCTCCACACTACGACGACACCCATTTCATCGTGAAGCACATCCTGGAGATGGACTTCCAGCTGAAGGTGATCTGGTTGGGCGATAAACTGCGGCTCGCGATACGTCGGCTGATGGAGGTGTACCGGACGGATCGGAAGAATGCAAAGAAATTCCTCGTGTTCCACTGGACACCGTCGGAGGTGATCAGCAGGCGGACGGAGGAGTACGTTCCGGTCATGATGCCACGGTGCGAAGATATGATTGCTAGCAATGATACCGGGTGCAAGTACGAGATGACGCCGCTGCTCAAGTACTACGGCAAGAAGTTCGAGGAAGCGGACTACGCCTTCAATTCGCTCCTGATGCTCCATTTCAAGGATGAGCACATGCAGCAAATGTTCGACCTGTACGATAGGTACGAGGACCGGATCTTGCGAGCCCGCGAAGAAGCTGACGCCGACCAGTTGGGGGTGACCAGGTACTACGATCAAATAGCGTGCGATTGGGTGCTGGCCCAGCAGCAGGTTTGGGTAGGGTGGAAACCACCGACACCGCAGGAAGAGGTGTTTGTCGGTGGTATTTTTCCGCTGTCGGGGATGGGCCTGACGTACCTGGGTATCGCACCGGCCGCACTGATGGCTCAAGGGGACATCAACCAGAACCACACCATACTCGCAAACTACCGGCTGACGGTGCAGCAGAACGACGGCCAATGTCGGGCGGACACGGTTATGAAATCATTCATCAGCTACTACATCCAGCAGCGACGGATGATCGGTATCTTGGGTCCTGCCTGTAGCGAAACGGTCGAACCTATTGCCGGTAAGTTTCTGTGACGATCTCCCATCACCGTTCCCACGGGCTTGGATAACCTTTCCCTTTGGCTTGTGTTACAGGTGTGTCGAAACATTTCCGTATGGCGGTCATCTCCTACTCGGCCGAAGGAGCGTTTTTGTCCGATCGCGAAAAGTATCCGTACTTCTTCCGAACGATTGGAGAAAACCGCCAGTACGAGCACGTGTACGCGCAGTTACTACCCCGCCTCAACTGGCATCGGGTTGCCGCACTGACGGAGGACGGCCAGAAGGCGACCGAGTACATCTCGTACATGGAAACACTGCTGAAGGAAAACTCCATAGAACTGATATCGAACAAGAAATTTCCACGCACGGATCGTACGGATAACGAAATGAATCGAGTAAGAAGAAAAGATGCCTCAGCCAATGAGGCAGTAGTTGCATCCAGCATCATCATTCACGTggttttttatgatttttttttccagtatTTGTCCGATTTAAAGTCAAAGAATGCTAAAATCATCATCGCCGATGTGGACGATAAGGTGGCCCAGGTGATAATGTGCGAGGCGTACAAATTGGAGGTAAGTGGTTTGGCGAGATCCGTGGGCTTGAATGATCCATCCAGCAAATTACAGAATGAACGACCTCTGTAAACAACTTCCTCAAATggatttaaagaaaagtaaaagttgTTAGTTAGAGTGGTGCTTGAAGAGTGTAGCCGCAGGCTGGGGCTGGGAGTGGTTCACCTTTTTCACCCTTTAATATTCAAATGCTCGAGCGCGTCCCTTTGCCACCCAGCCGACCGACTTTGGTTGACTCCGACCGTGCGAATAGATTGAGGTTGATTGTTTTCGCTTGAATATTCATACGGTGCAGACCCTTTTTTGTGCACAGGGTTGtgtatggttttgtgtgtatgtgagagAAAGAGTTGGCCCCGACGTCCTCTTCAGAAATCTAACGTTGTTCATCGTAAAGACGGTCGCTTTATCCTTAATGCACGTGGTAGTCGATAGGTATTTTCGTTTGTCAAACATCCAAAATGATGGGACCTGATCGTTGAAAGGGTCCGGTTCTTACAAGCTTTTGGCCTTTTTGGTGAATCTCAACTTACAATACGTTCTCCCAAAAAAGGCCAtgcttttttgtgcaattaaTCACAATTATCCCTGACAGTGTACGAATTGAACTGTCCACATTAATCCAACACTTTGATTATATAATTTCCTTCGGCAAGAAGGTAGCCATTCCTCTGGCCGCTTGCTTTTAGAGAAAAAAGAGCCGGCCGGCATGAAACCTGTTGGATCACCTTGCGAAGTTGTTTACATGCCGAGTGGCGCTTCAAATGGCACGATTCAGATttcttcctatttttttttttttgtagataattttccattcctttcaGCCTCAAACTTGCACCATCATCAATAAAAGGCTTCACAAACAAGTAGCGCCTAAAGAAACCCTCGGAGAAGTGTTTCTTGGAGGGCTGGCAACGCGAAGTTGGaaagtcaaaacaaaaaatctgcaTACCATCAAAACCCTGAGCCCCCCAGGAGGGCAGGAGGGCTACGGAAAGTGTTGATGACTGGTCGTTTTCGTCTGTGCCTCTTGGCGTGTTGTCCTCATTATCCAATTTCGTTCTCACAACCGGAAATCGGACACAATCCAGCGAGGTGTTGCGCCTTTGCTGGGACAAGCGAATTAAGTGTAAATTGCAACCTGCAATCTGTTTTGTTGATGCAGTATTTTCGGGTGCACTTTTCGGGAGACCGGTGTCCAGTGTCTTGATGAAGTTCTTACTATAGCCATTGCCTGTTCTCGATTGTTCATTCGAGACACATTTTATCACGGCACGGCAGACACCACACACGGTGTGTTGTCACTGATGCAGCCCAAGAACGTGTGGCAATGTggcgaaaagaaattaaacagcaaCACGAACCGAACGCAGGCACGTTGCAGGTCAAGCAAACGGATTCCGCTATCGATTTTATGCGCTCAGCACTGGGTGGGGGTGTTACCGGTAGTGGGAACAACGTCACCGTGTGTAGGAGATGGTCACAGTTGGCGCCGTCTCATGCGCAAACGGGGAAACTCACCGGAATAGCCCGGGACTGGTGGAATTGGATAGCTTCCAATTCCATACCCCGAGTCATGTTTCTTGCTACTTGACACACTGGTGTTACGTTCAGCGCGTTACGATACGGTCAAGCGGCACGATGACGTCGATGGCAGTTAAACAAATAGACCGTTTCGGGTGTAAATGGTAGTTGTGTGAATGGGACACGTTGGTCGTGTAATTTCGGAACATGATCCGTCGCATACATTGTTGCACGTTTTATGGAGTTGAGGTATTTGATATGGTAAAATGAAGAATAAGTTGAGGATGGTCCTCTTCTTTTGTGCATTGAACAATAGTAAAGCATCTCCAAACGTATGTCAATTATTACAAGCGATCATCAAATTCTTCACAAGTTGTCCGACTAGATCGAACGACGGGACGAAGGGACGCGGACAAACCTCATGCAAGGTAGATTGACACACACAAATGCTGCGGATGACAGTGGGTAAATATTTATGTCCATGTTGACTCTTGTTTGATTTGTAGCGTTTGGTTGAGTGAAGTCGACCAGACTTTAGTGGACTGCTTGGTCTTTAGACCACCATTGGCGTTTCCTACTTTTGCCACTTTATGGCTGCACCGTGCACGTgctaattgtttgtttgcggtaccggtggtggtgccggGTTGCCTTTTTGTTCTTGCCCGTTTGTCTAACAAATGTACGTGCAACAATGGTACCGTCGAAGTGTGAACGTGCAATTTCGTACAACACACCGAGAAACATTTGTGCGATACATACTAATATGGGCTGAAAAAAGCAACTTCTGCACGGAACAATGCTTGCGGGGTTTTGTCTTTCACATTCACACGAGCGATTAGCTATTGCTAACATTGGCAATCTAAATGCATTAAGTAAGATATATATCCGCACATCTTGTACGGTCGGTTTGTTCCGGTCCGACTGCTTAGATCTGCAACCTTTAAAAGTAATCCACATGCTTGAGGCTTGGTGATTCGAGACCGGCAGCTCAGACCTTAAATCCGGTAGacaataaatgaatatttaaatttggaCATAGTCCTTTTCTTTGAGGTTGAATCAGTTTGGTTTGGACATTTTTGGTGGCTGTAAAAATACACCTTATTTGAAATGTTACGATATTTCCATTAGCTAGTGAATGTTGACCTAATTTATCTAATTTATCTAATCTAATTGATCTAATGATCATGTTGATCTAATTTTGAACTGTTTAAACAAACTCTACTATTCACATATTCTCATCTAATGCTCTTCTATCCGACTATCGTCCACAGATGACAGCCGAAAATGGTTACATCTGGTTCCTGCCCATCTGGCTGTCCAACGTGTGGAACCTGAGCGCGGAGGTGCACGGAGCGCCCGGCGAGAATGGCGGTGGCGGTGTACCACCAAGCAATAATACCCGCGGATGCACCAACAGTGATCTACTGCGTGCCATGAACGGTCATTTCTCGCTATCGCATGCACCTTACGCCGACGATGACAGTCGGCTGGATGTGGACGGTTCAACGGTACGCGAGTGGAAGCAAAAGTATACGCAGAATCTGTCCATGATGGGATACACCGCGTCAGATTACGCCGGTTACGCGTACGATGCTGTCTGGGTGTATGCCCTCGCCTTCGATCGACTTCTGCGCGAAGATCCATCTTACATCAGCAATCTACACTCGGCGCATACCACGAAGCGGCTGATGCAGCTGATCCGGGCGACCGATTTCCAGGGCGTATCGGGTAGAATCCGGTTTAACGAGGCTGGCTCACGGTACACGATAATCAATGTGTTGCAGTTCGTGAATGGGACGGCAAACATCGTCGGACACTTTACGCCCAACATATCCGCCGAATATCAGCTGACTGGGGGCGAGCTAACGCTGAACGAGTCCGCCATCCTGTGGATGACGCGGGATGGCCGAGCCCCGGACGATGGTGCAATCGTGTGTGCGTTCGAAAGTTTCGTACGCATCTTCGGTATCGACTGTGACAATGTGACGCTGATCGTCATCTCAATGGTGTCGATAATCAGCATCTTGATCCTCTCGGTAGCGTCATTCCTCTTCTGGAAGGAACGGTACGACCGGAAGATGAAGACGTCTGCCAAGTACCTGCAGAAGCTCGGTATCGATTTGCTGTCGCCGTCGGCCATACCGTTCAATACGCTTGACAAGTGGGAAATTCCGAAGGATCGTGTCGTGATCAACCGACGGTTGGGCGAGGGAGCGTTCGGCACGGTGTACGGTGGGGAGGCACAGATCGAAGACGAAGGCTGGACAGCGGTTGCCGTGAAGACGCTCAAGGTGGGATCTACCACAGAGGATAAGGTTGATTTCCTGTCTGAGGCGGAAGCGATGAAGCGCTTTGACCACAACAACATCGTCCGGTTACTGGGGGTCTGTCTGCAATCGGAACCGGTCTACACGATCATGGAGTTTATGCTGTACGGTGATCTGAAGACGTATCTGCTAGCCCGTCGACATCTGGTAAACAGCAAGCAGTCGGAAGACTCGGACATCTCCAACAAACGGCTCACGATGATGGCGCTGGATGTGTCGAGGGCACTGTCGTATCTGGCCGAGCAGAAGTACGTCCATCGGGATGTAGCCTGTCGGAATTGTATGGTTAATGCGCAGCGTGTCGTCAAGCTGGGTGACTTCGGTATGGCGCGACCAACGTTCGAGAACGATTACTATCGGTTCAACCGGAAGGGAATGTTACCGGTCAGATGGATGGCGCCGGAATCGCTAGCATTGGGTTTCTTTACACCCGCCTCAGACGTGTGGTCGTACGGTGTGCTGCTGTACGAGATAATCACGTTCGGCTCGTTCCCCTTCCAGGGTCTTACCAACAATCAGGTGCTGGAGTATCTGAAGAATGGCAACATGCTTACGATTCCGACCGGTGTGAAGCCCCAGCTCGAGGGTCTCATGAAGGCGTGCTGGAACCAGGACTACAAGAAGCGTCCAAACGCCTCGGAGGTGTCGGAGTTCATCTCGAACTATCCGCGATTGCTTAACCCCTGTCTGGACGTGCCACTCGCTTCTGTGGAGATGGTGGACACGGATAGTGACCAGTTCGAGCTGTTGCCAGGACTTCGCAAGTACAAGGATGACTCACAACCGACTGCCGATCTGCTCGTCGGTACGCAACCGATGAACGATCTAAACAACGGGTATAATAACGTCAGTATCATGTCGACCGGAGGTGCCCAGCGCAGGCAGCGCGCGATCAACCTGAACGATCTGAACGTAGCGACCGATTTTACCACCGTCAATCCGATGCCCCCGTTGGAAGATTTCGAGGACGAACCTTCGGCGAGACGGCAGCTCTCGGTCGGTTCGACCCAGCAACAACGGCAGACCACGTCGGCCAACCATCTGAACGTGTACAACCCGATCGAACCACTGTTGCAGCGGGACACGGAGGTTACCAAGAGCAACAACAGTCTGCTGCGTTACGTGCCTATGTTTGGCTTTGGCAAGAGCAAAACGGTAACGATCGGTGGTACAACGATCGTAACGGGTAGCGCGGGTAGAACCGTTGCACCTACTGCCGCACTCCACTGTACCACCTCCCTGGGGGCGATGGGTAGCACTAGCGGGGGTGGTGATGCAGGTGGTGGTACCAGTTCTCCCCAGTCGCCTACCGGTTCGGTGCTCGGCATGAGCGGTGGAACCATGATCGTAAACACACGCAGCACTAGCACGACCATTTTATAGCATGCGGTCGAACCAGACCAGAGTCGGCGGAACCCGCCCAATATCACGAAACTGGACACGCAAAGCGACAAACGGAATAAAGCAAGTCCGGACCTAAAGACAGAACTACAATAACgagaaaaaaccaaaattatccttttataaaaaaaagctttaaagtGACGAGCGCGAGGGCGATTTAATAATGAGGCACGATGTTCCTATCATGTAACAGAAATTGGCGTTAAGCGATAgttttaaatgataaaaaaaatatctgatcgataaaaacaa
This Anopheles marshallii chromosome 3, idAnoMarsDA_429_01, whole genome shotgun sequence DNA region includes the following protein-coding sequences:
- the LOC128710814 gene encoding uncharacterized protein LOC128710814, with the translated sequence MKALLKHLKIFPPKMTLAMRFQTFVLLLLYASTIPETVFCELPFGSVIKSLEQYEYECFPASAKENLTPRFASSNLNDSISLQVSHRYTHQILSRIYAIFLREVLGYRHVRLIEIQDELPLTETERMRQFCTMEHLSSPGNQWPTPTIDLEVWLLSDYHYIPDDIREAGALTNPGRFGLFIPKALIRKEDALPKPLIYTMFQEDQNDHRYYDLIKKFDIPETVLSLIYRYAEHKCGNDCDEYGMYIPSHCTEGRKCALVLAPHYDDTHFIVKHILEMDFQLKVIWLGDKLRLAIRRLMEVYRTDRKNAKKFLVFHWTPSEVISRRTEEYVPVMMPRCEDMIASNDTGCKYEMTPLLKYYGKKFEEADYAFNSLLMLHFKDEHMQQMFDLYDRYEDRILRAREEADADQLGVTRYYDQIACDWVLAQQQVWVGWKPPTPQEEVFVGGIFPLSGMGLTYLGIAPAALMAQGDINQNHTILANYRLTVQQNDGQCRADTVMKSFISYYIQQRRMIGILGPACSETVEPIAGVSKHFRMAVISYSAEGAFLSDREKYPYFFRTIGENRQYEHVYAQLLPRLNWHRVAALTEDGQKATEYISYMETLLKENSIELISNKKFPRTDRTDNEMNRYLSDLKSKNAKIIIADVDDKVAQVIMCEAYKLEMTAENGYIWFLPIWLSNVWNLSAEVHGAPGENGGGGVPPSNNTRGCTNSDLLRAMNGHFSLSHAPYADDDSRLDVDGSTVREWKQKYTQNLSMMGYTASDYAGYAYDAVWVYALAFDRLLREDPSYISNLHSAHTTKRLMQLIRATDFQGVSGRIRFNEAGSRYTIINVLQFVNGTANIVGHFTPNISAEYQLTGGELTLNESAILWMTRDGRAPDDGAIVCAFESFVRIFGIDCDNVTLIVISMVSIISILILSVASFLFWKERYDRKMKTSAKYLQKLGIDLLSPSAIPFNTLDKWEIPKDRVVINRRLGEGAFGTVYGGEAQIEDEGWTAVAVKTLKVGSTTEDKVDFLSEAEAMKRFDHNNIVRLLGVCLQSEPVYTIMEFMLYGDLKTYLLARRHLVNSKQSEDSDISNKRLTMMALDVSRALSYLAEQKYVHRDVACRNCMVNAQRVVKLGDFGMARPTFENDYYRFNRKGMLPVRWMAPESLALGFFTPASDVWSYGVLLYEIITFGSFPFQGLTNNQVLEYLKNGNMLTIPTGVKPQLEGLMKACWNQDYKKRPNASEVSEFISNYPRLLNPCLDVPLASVEMVDTDSDQFELLPGLRKYKDDSQPTADLLVGTQPMNDLNNGYNNVSIMSTGGAQRRQRAINLNDLNVATDFTTVNPMPPLEDFEDEPSARRQLSVGSTQQQRQTTSANHLNVYNPIEPLLQRDTEVTKSNNSLLRYVPMFGFGKSKTVTIGGTTIVTGSAGRTVAPTAALHCTTSLGAMGSTSGGGDAGGGTSSPQSPTGSVLGMSGGTMIVNTRSTSTTIL